In Malus sylvestris chromosome 15, drMalSylv7.2, whole genome shotgun sequence, a single genomic region encodes these proteins:
- the LOC126605805 gene encoding L10-interacting MYB domain-containing protein-like — MANKVASSSNPTAIWNAHNISIFCDVCIKEVEAGHRPGTHFDKNSYANIRANFKAETGHDYERKQLKNKWDALKNEWKLWKELVGKETGLGWNSSKGTVDASEEWWNNKIKINKEYARLRKKGISPEMEDKLDRMFSNTVATGEHAWAPSSGILPPETREESIGQIDLDDSEESETMQDLRQATRKGKKRAANQGELQKKKVDKKGKKIGGAAKLCGQIDHLVEVYETRSSANSLMSKLHIGNSIPEVLATIAQLPGCEPPSELWLFATCLFCSAEKREVFGMMKDLEVQLTWLKYMFNKEK; from the exons ATGGCAAACAAGGTGGCATCTTCGTCAAATCCTACAGCAATATGGAATGCTCACAATATATCTATATTTTGTGATGTATGCATCAAGGAGGTTGAGGCTGGACATCGTCCGGGCACTCACTTTGACAAAAATAGTTATGCAAATATTAGAGCTAACTTTAAGGCAGAGACAGGGCATGATTATGAAAGAAagcaactgaaaaataagtgGGATGCACTTAAAAATGAGTGGAAGTTGTGGAAAGAGCTAGTTGGTAAAGAAACTGGCCTAGGGTGGAATTCGAGCAAGGGTACCGTTGATGCCTCTGAGGAGTGGTGGAATAATAAAATTAAG ATAAACAAAGAATATGCAAGGTTGCGAAAAAAGGGAATTAGTCCTGAGATGGAGGACAAGTTAGATAGGATGTTCTCGAACACAGTTGCTACTGGTGAACATGCCTGGGCACCTTCATCTGGGATACTACCACCAGAGACAAGAGAGGAATCTATAGGACAAATTGATTTAGATGATTCGGAAGAAAGTGAGACCATGCAGGATCTAAGGCAAGCTACtaggaagggaaaaaaaagagcGGCTAACCAAGGAGAATTGCAAAAGAAGAAGGTTGataagaaagggaaaaaaattggagGTGCTGCAAAACTTTGTGGTCAAATTGACCATCTTGTTGAAGTTTATGAAACTAGGAGTTCTGCAAACTCATTGATGTCCAAACTGCATATAGGCAATAGTATTCCGGAAGTGTTAGCGACTATTGCACAATTGCCTGGTTGTGAGCCACCTAGCGAGTTATGGCTATTTGCTACATGTTTATTTTGTAGTGCAGAGAAGCGAGAGGTGTTTGGCATGATGAAAGATCTTGAAGTCCAACTAACTTGGTTGAAATATatgttcaacaaagaaaaataa